GCCACGATCGTCGCCCGCCGCGGCGCGTCGATCGGTGGGACGGTGAACGTCACGTCTTCGGTGAAGCGGCGGTTCGGCAGCCAGGCACTGCTCGGGTAGCGTCCACCCTGCGGGATCCGGTCGTCGGCCGACAGCACGCGACCGTCGGCGTCGACGAGCTGCGCGAACTGGCGCAGCGGATCGTCGGGCTGGCGACCGGACGTGACCCAGGTCAGCGGCCATGTGGACACCGCGCCGGAGGGCACGCGGGCGATCGGGGCGCACGGGTCGACGACGAGGCGCACCAAGCCCGGGCCGAAGTCGGCACCGGCTGCCGCAGGCGCGGCGTCGACGCCCATCGCTGCGGCAGCGGGCACGTCGTCGAGCGGCAGCGACCCTCGCACCGGCCCGAACGACGGTTGCAGGACGTGCGTCAACCCGTAGGTCCCGAGTCCGAACCACCCGACGACCAGGGCGAGCTGCGCCCCCGGTCGCCATCGCACCGGCAGCCAGCCGGTCAGTCCGAGCACGAACAGCACGCTGAACGCGGACAGCGCCGGGAACAGGTACCGGCCCTGGGCAACGACGAGATCGAACGTGAAGGCCAACCGGAACACCGACGCGTAGACGAGCACGACCGCCGCTGCGAGCAGGCCCACCGCCCAGCGTGTCGAGGCGCAGCCCAGCACTCCGTCGGCGTCGTCCGGACGCCGCCGCTGTCGGAGGGCGAGCGCGGTCCAGCCGGCCGCGCACGCGACGAGCAACCCGCCGAACGCCGCGTACAACCGCTGCGGCATCGCCACGACCATCCAGCCGAAGCGGCCGAGGAACGACTCGAACTGCACGCGGAAGTACATCGGCAGCTCCGGCCACAGCGGCGTTCGGCGCACGCTGGCCACGGCGGCGCGCTCGAAACCCGCCCAGCCGAGCACGTCGCCGCCCATCGCCACGTTCCACATCAGCCACGCCCCGGCCACCGCCAGCAGCGTCCCGCCGCACCACGCACCGCCGCGCACGAGCACGCGCCACGAGCGCGCCCGCCGCGCCGCGATCCCGATCGCCAAGCCCCCGACCGCCACGAGCGCCAGCGTCGTCAGCTTGGCAAGCAACCCGATGCCGAGGAGCAGGCCGAGCACGGCGAACGCCCGCCGGCGGGGCGACCGGACGGCGACGCGCGCAGCGGCGACGAGCGACAGCGCGCCGACGGCCGACGCCAGCGCGTCGTTGTTCGCCACACCGCTCATGTACAGGAACTGCGGCAGGAAGGCAGTGACGGCCGCCGCAGCGAGTGCCGACGACCACGCGCCCGGCACGACGGTGCGGGCGAGCGCGAATGTGGCAAGAACGGTGACCAGACCGAGGATCATCGACAGGCGCCGCAGCGCCGCGACGAACGCGTAGCGCGGGGCCATGGGTGGCAGCTCGTCGGCGGAGTGGTGGTGGGCGGTGTAAGTCGCGGGATCGAAGAAGTCCGGCACGAACTGGCGGTTGGGCACGAAGTAGAGGTCGCGGTCGTCATGTCCCCATGTCGCCAGGACGCCGAGCGCGTAGTACAGCGGCGGGTGCTTCACCTGCTGCTGCAGCGGCTCGCCGACCTCGCCGTGCCGTGGCGGGCGCCCGTTCGCCCGCAAGAACGAGACGTAGGCGATGTGCCCCGGCTCGTCCGGCCCTTCGCCGAACGGCGTCGCATCACGATACGCGCAGGCGAGGGAGACGTATGCGACGAGCAACGCGGCGAGAGAAGCGCGACGGAGCCACGATCGACGCCCGGCCGGATCACCCCGTCGATCCGCCGCCAACGGCCCGCGATCCTCCGTCAAGGCGCGTCCCCGTCGATGAAGATCTGGTGCCAGAGCTCGAGGATCACGAGCGCCATCACCTGCTTGACCACGATGAACTCGCGGCCGGCCATGCGCGCGACCAGGGCCTGCACCGCGGCAGGCTCGAAGTAGCCGCGGCGGCGCACGGCGTCCGGGCTCAGCGTTCGCTCGATGAGCCGGGCCACGGCGGGCTGGTCGACGAAGAACTCGCCGGGCAGATAGAACGGGTTCTTCTTGCGCCGCGTGTTCTCGGGCGGCAGCACCCGCTGTGCCCACGTGCGCTCGATGACCTTGTCCGCCAAGCCGCGCACCTTCCACCGCGGCCGCAGCCGGAACGCCAGGTCGACGAGGTCGGCGTCGAGGAAGGGCAGCCGCAGCTCGAGCGAATGCGCCATGCTGCTCTTGTCCTGCCGGAGCAGCGCGAAGTCCTGCAGCCAGTCGTCGAACTGCAACGCGAGCAACCGATCGAGAAAGTTCGCCGACGCCGGGTCAGCTACGCGCCGACCGGCCTGGTAGACATCGTGTGCGGCCAGCGTATCCAGCATCGGCATGGCGCCGAAGGCGGGGCTGTACAGCCGGGCGCGGTCGGCCGGGCTGAACAGCGTCCGCAACCAGGTGTAGTTGCCGTACAGGCCGCGCGTGTCATAGCCGGCCAGGAAGTCCGCCACGCGCCCCCGACCCTCGCGGCCGAGGTGGGCCGGAAAGACGAAGAAGCGATCCAACACGTCGACGGGTGCCCGCCGCACGGCCTCGGCCACGATGTGCCGGTTCACGGCGCCCGG
Above is a window of Candidatus Avedoeria danica DNA encoding:
- a CDS encoding glycosyltransferase family 39 protein, with amino-acid sequence MTEDRGPLAADRRGDPAGRRSWLRRASLAALLVAYVSLACAYRDATPFGEGPDEPGHIAYVSFLRANGRPPRHGEVGEPLQQQVKHPPLYYALGVLATWGHDDRDLYFVPNRQFVPDFFDPATYTAHHHSADELPPMAPRYAFVAALRRLSMILGLVTVLATFALARTVVPGAWSSALAAAAVTAFLPQFLYMSGVANNDALASAVGALSLVAAARVAVRSPRRRAFAVLGLLLGIGLLAKLTTLALVAVGGLAIGIAARRARSWRVLVRGGAWCGGTLLAVAGAWLMWNVAMGGDVLGWAGFERAAVASVRRTPLWPELPMYFRVQFESFLGRFGWMVVAMPQRLYAAFGGLLVACAAGWTALALRQRRRPDDADGVLGCASTRWAVGLLAAAVVLVYASVFRLAFTFDLVVAQGRYLFPALSAFSVLFVLGLTGWLPVRWRPGAQLALVVGWFGLGTYGLTHVLQPSFGPVRGSLPLDDVPAAAAMGVDAAPAAAGADFGPGLVRLVVDPCAPIARVPSGAVSTWPLTWVTSGRQPDDPLRQFAQLVDADGRVLSADDRIPQGGRYPSSAWLPNRRFTEDVTFTVPPIDAPRRATIVAGWLADRGWDSRVAAVGGRREATACDARSSDVLPEGGGYAWPVVLLPVQPVTLPPAAHVRTDVFGEPTSAVLSGYTIEERLMPAGEEPLRLTLYWTSVAPVAGDETVFVHLTDASGWPGAGADGPPAGGTYPSSLWQPGDVVPDEHHIPIGGRANGSLRLSVGWYAPETGVRRPARDAAGRRWGADEVVLGTVEISHAGVRFEPLEPLP